One window from the genome of Aricia agestis chromosome 22, ilAriAges1.1, whole genome shotgun sequence encodes:
- the LOC121738220 gene encoding zinc finger protein 300-like isoform X2: protein MLKNTFCHICLSVNRRTINVYDTDARHVYEKLANYKMGPELCCVCYVCHTRLQQFVSLQKTASSSQSQPLVHLTTHNIENESIPYHVVLAKEEPQEFDVQERYFDYDVTIKREKDNTESLDYEENNGSHFEEPKSCSISKRTRREKATEQTKTPKDALCSICGKTFVNKFSLATHERTHTGEKPYTCNICQKKFNTSGYLIKHMRIHTGEKPYACETCGVRYRQKGGLIIHKRKHTGEKLYECQICSRRFYDSSALAKHKRSHSDVRPYACDVCDKKFLRSYTLNEHKRIHKKK, encoded by the exons atgttaaaaaatactttctGCCACATATGCTTATCCGTCAATAGAAGGACTATTAATGTTTATGATACGGATGCGCGGCACGTTTATGAGAAACTCGCAAACTATAAG ATGGGACCAGAGTTATGTTGTGTATGCTATGTATGTCATACGCGACTACAACAGTTTGTCAGCCTTCAGAAAACAGCAAGCAGTAGCCAG tcacAACCTTTAGTTCATCTTACAACACACAATATTGAAAATGAAAGTATACCGTACCATGTTGTGTTAGCTAAAGAGGAGCCGCAGGAATTTGATGTACAGGAGAGATATTTTGATTATGATGTCACAATAAAACGAGAAAAAGATAATACagaat CTTTAGACTACGAAGAAAACAATGGTTCTCATTTTGAGGAACCCAAAAGTTGTTCAATATCTAAGAGAACTAGAAGAGAAAAAGCAACGGAACAAACAAAAACACCCAAGGATGCTTTATGTAGTATTTGTGGCAAAACTTTTGTCAATAAGTTTTCCTTAGCGACACATGAAAGAACACACACGGGTGAGAAACCTTACACATGTAACATATGTCAAAAAAA ATTCAACACAAGTGGGTACTTGATAAAACATATGAGAATACATACAGGTGAGAAACCGTACGCGTGCGAAACCTGCGGCGTGCGGTACCGTCAGAAAGGTGGACTGATTATCCACAAACGGAAGCACACAGGTGAAAAGCTGTATGAATGCCAGATTTGTTCTAGAAGGTTTTATGACAGCAGTGCTTTGGCGAAACATAAAAGATCACATTCAGACGTCAGACCCTACGCTTGTGACGTTTGTGATAAGAAGTTCCTGAGAAGTTATACGTTGAATGAGCATAAAAGGATTCATAAGAAAAAGTAA
- the LOC121738220 gene encoding gastrula zinc finger protein XlCGF52.1-like isoform X1 yields the protein MLKNTFCHICLSVNRRTINVYDTDARHVYEKLANYKMGPELCCVCYVCHTRLQQFVSLQKTASSSQSQPLVHLTTHNIENESIPYHVVLAKEEPQEFDVQERYFDYDVTIKREKDNTESLDYEENNGSHFEEPKSCSISKRTRREKATEQTKTPKDALCSICGKTFVNKFSLATHERTHTGEKPYTCNICQKKFTLAHSLSVHKRAHVGEKPYSCEKCQRKFNTSGYLIKHMRIHTGEKPYACETCGVRYRQKGGLIIHKRKHTGEKLYECQICSRRFYDSSALAKHKRSHSDVRPYACDVCDKKFLRSYTLNEHKRIHKKK from the exons atgttaaaaaatactttctGCCACATATGCTTATCCGTCAATAGAAGGACTATTAATGTTTATGATACGGATGCGCGGCACGTTTATGAGAAACTCGCAAACTATAAG ATGGGACCAGAGTTATGTTGTGTATGCTATGTATGTCATACGCGACTACAACAGTTTGTCAGCCTTCAGAAAACAGCAAGCAGTAGCCAG tcacAACCTTTAGTTCATCTTACAACACACAATATTGAAAATGAAAGTATACCGTACCATGTTGTGTTAGCTAAAGAGGAGCCGCAGGAATTTGATGTACAGGAGAGATATTTTGATTATGATGTCACAATAAAACGAGAAAAAGATAATACagaat CTTTAGACTACGAAGAAAACAATGGTTCTCATTTTGAGGAACCCAAAAGTTGTTCAATATCTAAGAGAACTAGAAGAGAAAAAGCAACGGAACAAACAAAAACACCCAAGGATGCTTTATGTAGTATTTGTGGCAAAACTTTTGTCAATAAGTTTTCCTTAGCGACACATGAAAGAACACACACGGGTGAGAAACCTTACACATGTAACATATGTCAAAAAAAATTCACGCTGGCCCACTCGTTGAGTGTACACAAAAGGGCCCATGTAGGGGAAAAACCGTACAGCTGTGAGAAATGCCAACGAAAATTCAACACAAGTGGGTACTTGATAAAACATATGAGAATACATACAGGTGAGAAACCGTACGCGTGCGAAACCTGCGGCGTGCGGTACCGTCAGAAAGGTGGACTGATTATCCACAAACGGAAGCACACAGGTGAAAAGCTGTATGAATGCCAGATTTGTTCTAGAAGGTTTTATGACAGCAGTGCTTTGGCGAAACATAAAAGATCACATTCAGACGTCAGACCCTACGCTTGTGACGTTTGTGATAAGAAGTTCCTGAGAAGTTATACGTTGAATGAGCATAAAAGGATTCATAAGAAAAAGTAA